The Deinococcus sonorensis KR-87 genome includes a window with the following:
- a CDS encoding Rrf2 family transcriptional regulator, with translation MRSQYAVAIHILSMIALNPQRTFSSEDLASSVGTHAVVIRSIVKLLRAAGLVETHQGVAGIHLTHKPEELTLLQVYRAVDAPESVFRLHERPNPQCSVGGNILDTLGSVFGGAQEVLDDYLAKVTLADVMSDLARRIG, from the coding sequence GTGAGAAGCCAATACGCCGTCGCCATCCACATCCTGTCCATGATCGCGCTGAATCCCCAACGAACCTTCAGTTCGGAGGACCTCGCGAGCAGTGTGGGCACGCATGCGGTCGTGATCCGCAGCATTGTCAAGCTGCTGCGCGCCGCCGGCCTGGTGGAGACGCACCAGGGCGTCGCTGGCATCCACCTCACGCACAAGCCGGAAGAGCTCACGCTGCTCCAGGTGTACCGCGCGGTCGATGCGCCGGAATCGGTGTTCAGGCTGCACGAGCGGCCCAACCCCCAGTGCTCGGTCGGTGGGAACATTCTGGACACGTTGGGATCCGTCTTCGGCGGGGCGCAAGAGGTGTTGGATGATTACCTGGCGAAGGTCACCCTTGCAGACGTGATGTCGGATCTCGCTCGACGTATCGGCTGA
- a CDS encoding SDR family NAD(P)-dependent oxidoreductase, whose translation MNIDLTGRKAIVTGSTAGIGRATAEGLARAGASVVINGRSAERVNAVVQEMQLAFPGRDISGVVANLTTAEGAEALFAQAPDADILVNNVGNAYMRDYQGIEDIARIPDEDWLSLFQLNVMSGVRASRHYLPRMVARGWGRVVFVSSESAVNIPKELLDYGVTKTAQLAVSRGLAEAVAGSGVTVNAVLPGPTRSEALGSLMAQQAEAQGTTQEEAEQAFLKALRPTSLIQRFATPDEIANMIVYVSSDQASATTGAALRVDGGVVRYVA comes from the coding sequence ATGAATATTGACCTCACGGGCCGGAAGGCCATCGTCACGGGATCAACCGCCGGCATCGGCCGGGCCACCGCCGAAGGGCTGGCACGGGCTGGCGCGTCCGTCGTCATCAACGGGCGCAGCGCCGAACGGGTCAACGCGGTGGTGCAAGAGATGCAGCTGGCCTTTCCCGGACGTGACATCAGCGGCGTGGTCGCCAACCTCACGACCGCCGAGGGCGCTGAAGCGCTCTTCGCGCAGGCGCCAGACGCGGACATCCTCGTCAACAACGTGGGCAACGCGTACATGCGGGACTACCAGGGCATCGAGGACATCGCCAGGATTCCTGACGAGGACTGGCTCAGCCTGTTTCAGCTCAACGTGATGAGCGGCGTGCGCGCCTCCCGCCACTACCTGCCGCGGATGGTCGCCCGAGGCTGGGGCCGGGTGGTGTTCGTCAGCAGCGAATCCGCGGTCAATATTCCCAAGGAGCTGCTCGACTATGGCGTGACCAAGACCGCGCAGCTAGCCGTTTCACGGGGCCTCGCCGAGGCGGTGGCGGGCAGCGGGGTCACCGTCAACGCGGTGCTGCCCGGCCCGACGAGGTCCGAGGCGCTGGGCAGCTTGATGGCGCAGCAGGCCGAAGCGCAGGGGACCACGCAGGAGGAAGCCGAGCAGGCCTTCCTCAAGGCGCTTCGCCCGACCAGCCTGATTCAGCGGTTCGCGACGCCAGACGAGATCGCCAACATGATCGTGTACGTCAGTTCGGACCAGGCCTCGGCCACCACCGGCGCGGCGCTCCGCGTGGACGGCGGCGTCGTGCGCTACGTCGCCTGA
- the map gene encoding type I methionyl aminopeptidase codes for MTINTETDLQGMQRAGRVVAETLRTLKAAIRPGVTPAELDALAGTVFKHHGARSAPRMTYDAPVNVFISVNDDIVHGLPTARPLAAGDVVSIDVTPFVDGYIADAAVTVAVPPASPVVMRLIECTEAAFQAGMTAATAGQPVHAIGRAVEQEVRRRGFTVLRELFGHGVGRAIHEEPNVPNYFRPEDRKRLHEGLVIAVEPMVSTGRSPRVRTRRDGWTLSTTDGGLAAHFEHTVMITREKPLILTA; via the coding sequence ATGACCATCAACACCGAAACCGACCTGCAGGGCATGCAGCGCGCAGGCCGGGTCGTGGCCGAGACGCTCCGCACCCTGAAAGCGGCCATCCGTCCGGGCGTGACGCCCGCCGAGCTCGATGCCCTCGCCGGAACGGTCTTCAAGCACCACGGAGCCCGGTCCGCACCGCGCATGACCTACGACGCCCCCGTCAATGTCTTCATCAGCGTGAACGACGACATCGTCCACGGGCTGCCCACCGCCCGGCCACTGGCGGCCGGCGACGTGGTGAGCATCGACGTCACGCCGTTCGTGGACGGGTACATCGCCGACGCCGCGGTGACGGTGGCGGTTCCCCCGGCCTCCCCGGTGGTGATGCGGTTGATCGAGTGCACCGAGGCGGCGTTCCAGGCGGGGATGACGGCGGCCACGGCCGGCCAGCCGGTCCATGCGATCGGCCGGGCCGTTGAGCAGGAGGTGCGGCGCCGCGGCTTCACGGTGCTGCGGGAACTCTTCGGGCACGGGGTCGGCCGGGCCATTCACGAGGAGCCGAACGTGCCGAACTACTTCCGGCCAGAGGACCGGAAGCGGCTGCACGAGGGCCTGGTGATCGCGGTCGAACCGATGGTCTCCACCGGGCGCTCACCTCGGGTGAGGACGCGGCGGGACGGCTGGACGCTGAGCACCACCGATGGGGGCCTGGCGGCCCATTTCGAGCATACCGTCATGATCACCAGGGAAAAACCGCTGATCCTGACGGCCTGA
- a CDS encoding Type 1 glutamine amidotransferase-like domain-containing protein gives MNLLLTSAGIKNPTIHDALVELLGKPIRDANALCIPTAGYGHPQTNPSHAWRFISGQEPRCPMTELGWNSVGVLELTALPSIDRARWVPWVQQTDVLLVNGGDAMYLHHWIRESGLAELFPSLRETVWVGLSAGSMVMTPRIGEDFVNWTPPSGSDETLGLVDFSIFPHLDHPDLPWNTLHNAERWAAGLSGPAYAIDDETAIKVTDGKVEVVSEGHWKLLRS, from the coding sequence ATGAACCTTCTGCTCACCTCTGCTGGAATCAAGAACCCGACGATCCACGACGCGCTGGTGGAGCTCCTGGGCAAGCCGATCCGGGACGCCAACGCCCTGTGTATCCCCACCGCGGGGTACGGACATCCCCAGACCAATCCCAGCCACGCCTGGCGCTTTATCAGTGGCCAGGAACCCCGGTGCCCGATGACCGAACTGGGATGGAACTCCGTGGGCGTCCTCGAGCTCACGGCGCTGCCCAGCATCGATCGGGCGCGCTGGGTGCCCTGGGTCCAGCAGACCGACGTCCTGCTGGTGAACGGCGGCGACGCCATGTACCTGCACCACTGGATACGAGAATCGGGGTTGGCGGAGCTCTTCCCGTCGCTGCGCGAGACCGTCTGGGTGGGCCTGAGCGCAGGGAGCATGGTGATGACGCCCCGCATCGGCGAGGACTTCGTGAATTGGACGCCGCCTAGCGGGAGCGATGAAACGCTGGGCCTGGTCGATTTCTCGATCTTCCCGCATCTGGACCACCCGGATCTGCCGTGGAACACCCTGCACAACGCAGAACGCTGGGCCGCCGGGCTCTCGGGGCCGGCGTACGCGATCGACGATGAGACGGCCATCAAAGTGACGGATGGGAAGGTCGAGGTGGTGTCCGAAGGCCACTGGAAACTCCTGCGGTCCTGA
- a CDS encoding LacI family DNA-binding transcriptional regulator: protein MSRARTPVKPATIKDVARVAGVSFSTVSRVVNNSKPVDEPTRLRVMQAIEELRYVPNTLARGLQTRQSRCLGVMLPEIGSSGAAQILEGAESYAREAGYTLLLMTTAADTSREIECFSIMRQQQIDGVLWAAATYTDAHRAWREHHALPTVVFAQNFSSDGLPSVLVDNYHAAYDATDHLIGNGHRRIAMITGDLNDRAVGLDRFRGFQDALAAHGIRPDPDLVVHGDVSPHGRDTASEGSGYQAMAHLLPHRPTAVLAASDNLAIGAMQFILEQGLSIPGDVSVMGFDDLDIAAHPMLRLSTVAFDFYELGVLAARTLIDALQGAEVPAVQLYPYRLVLRDTVRRL, encoded by the coding sequence ATGTCGCGGGCCCGGACGCCGGTCAAGCCGGCCACCATCAAGGACGTTGCGCGCGTGGCTGGGGTGTCGTTTTCTACCGTGTCGCGCGTCGTCAACAACTCGAAGCCGGTGGACGAACCCACCCGCCTGCGGGTGATGCAGGCGATCGAGGAACTGCGGTACGTGCCGAACACCCTCGCCCGCGGCCTTCAGACCCGGCAATCCCGCTGTCTGGGGGTGATGCTGCCGGAGATCGGCAGTTCCGGCGCCGCGCAGATCCTGGAGGGCGCCGAATCCTACGCCCGCGAGGCCGGCTACACCCTGCTGCTCATGACGACCGCGGCGGACACCTCACGGGAAATCGAATGCTTCTCGATCATGCGTCAGCAGCAGATCGACGGGGTGCTGTGGGCCGCCGCGACGTACACGGACGCGCACCGGGCGTGGCGCGAGCATCATGCCCTGCCGACCGTCGTGTTCGCGCAGAACTTCTCCAGCGACGGCCTGCCGAGCGTGCTGGTCGACAACTACCACGCGGCCTACGACGCGACCGACCACCTGATCGGCAACGGGCACCGCCGCATCGCGATGATCACCGGCGACCTGAACGACCGTGCCGTGGGCCTGGACCGCTTCCGCGGCTTTCAGGACGCCCTCGCGGCGCACGGCATCCGGCCTGACCCGGACCTGGTGGTGCACGGGGACGTCTCTCCGCACGGGCGGGACACCGCCTCCGAGGGCAGCGGCTATCAGGCGATGGCGCACCTGCTCCCGCACCGGCCTACGGCCGTGCTGGCCGCGTCGGACAACCTGGCGATCGGCGCGATGCAGTTCATCCTGGAGCAGGGGCTCTCGATTCCGGGAGACGTGTCCGTGATGGGCTTCGACGACCTGGACATCGCGGCTCACCCGATGCTGCGGCTCTCGACCGTGGCCTTCGACTTCTACGAGCTCGGCGTGCTCGCCGCCCGCACGCTGATCGACGCGCTGCAGGGAGCCGAGGTCCCGGCCGTGCAGTTGTACCCGTATCGTCTGGTTCTCCGCGACACCGTGCGCAGACTCTGA
- a CDS encoding ABC transporter substrate-binding protein yields the protein MNTPKRTPRPAPAAPLLTLALLLSAPAASAATPPGGTLTVAISAAPASLDPSSGEASNEYYYTPAYDSLIKFDYDAKYKPGLATAWSWVGKDFKVLDLTLRPGVKFSDGSTFDAKAVKSWLDLQMKNKSPVAVNLGTKSVQVTGPLKVRLTMTDPNPLALLFLSRTWLSGVIPCPKASANPALLKAATCGTGPYVLDAKQTVTGDTYTYVPNPNYWDPAKVQWNKLVLKVVTNPQAALDAVRAGQAQVAWPAQASLIQSAVGAGLKSAGVPQNILGLDFLDKSGKIVPALKDVRVRQALNYALDRKALATALGGGQGDPISTQFLKGADGYDASLDNAYPYDVAKAKQLLTAAGYPQGFELTILSTPIAGLDTLVQAIVGYWQAIGVKAKIDNKTQGSDFFAGLTSGKYAVSAAALGATNPTLLAWNCCFHPGAVWNPDKTPVPQFEALIDKLRVTDPSKAAPIAKQINSFMTKNAWFVPVYSGKLNYVYDPKKVTLATPSGAQPVIDILDVRPVK from the coding sequence ATGAACACCCCCAAGCGCACCCCGCGTCCCGCCCCCGCCGCCCCGCTGCTGACCCTGGCGCTGCTCCTGAGCGCCCCCGCCGCGTCGGCCGCCACCCCGCCCGGCGGCACCCTGACGGTCGCCATCAGCGCCGCCCCCGCCTCTCTCGACCCGTCCAGCGGCGAAGCGTCCAACGAGTACTACTACACGCCCGCGTACGACTCGCTGATCAAGTTCGACTACGACGCCAAGTACAAGCCGGGCCTCGCCACCGCCTGGAGTTGGGTGGGCAAGGACTTCAAGGTGCTGGACCTCACCCTGCGCCCCGGCGTGAAGTTCAGCGACGGGAGCACCTTTGACGCCAAGGCCGTCAAGAGCTGGCTCGACCTGCAGATGAAGAACAAGTCCCCGGTGGCTGTCAACCTGGGCACCAAATCCGTCCAGGTCACCGGGCCGCTCAAGGTGCGGCTGACCATGACCGACCCGAACCCGCTGGCGCTGCTGTTCCTGTCGCGCACCTGGCTGTCCGGCGTGATTCCCTGTCCCAAAGCCTCCGCCAACCCCGCCCTGCTGAAAGCCGCCACCTGCGGCACCGGCCCGTACGTCCTGGACGCCAAGCAGACCGTCACCGGCGACACCTACACCTACGTCCCCAACCCCAACTACTGGGATCCGGCCAAGGTGCAGTGGAACAAGCTGGTCCTGAAGGTCGTCACCAACCCGCAGGCCGCCCTGGACGCCGTCCGCGCCGGTCAGGCGCAGGTCGCCTGGCCCGCCCAGGCCTCCTTGATCCAATCGGCGGTCGGCGCCGGCCTCAAGAGCGCCGGCGTCCCGCAGAACATCCTCGGCCTCGACTTCCTCGACAAGAGCGGCAAGATCGTCCCGGCGCTCAAGGACGTCCGCGTCCGCCAGGCGCTGAACTACGCCCTCGACCGCAAAGCCCTCGCGACCGCACTCGGCGGCGGGCAGGGCGACCCGATCTCGACGCAGTTCCTGAAGGGCGCCGACGGCTACGACGCGTCCCTCGACAACGCCTACCCCTACGACGTCGCCAAAGCCAAGCAGCTGCTCACCGCCGCCGGCTACCCGCAGGGCTTCGAGCTGACGATCCTGTCCACGCCCATCGCCGGCCTCGACACCCTGGTGCAGGCGATCGTGGGGTACTGGCAGGCCATCGGCGTCAAGGCCAAGATCGACAACAAGACCCAGGGCTCCGACTTCTTCGCTGGCCTCACCTCCGGCAAGTACGCGGTGTCCGCCGCGGCGCTCGGCGCCACCAACCCCACCCTGCTCGCCTGGAACTGCTGCTTCCATCCCGGCGCCGTCTGGAACCCCGACAAGACGCCGGTCCCGCAGTTCGAGGCGCTGATCGACAAGCTGCGCGTCACCGACCCGTCCAAGGCCGCGCCGATCGCGAAGCAGATCAACAGCTTCATGACCAAGAACGCGTGGTTCGTGCCGGTCTACAGCGGCAAGCTCAACTACGTGTACGACCCGAAAAAGGTCACGCTGGCCACCCCGTCCGGCGCGCAGCCGGTCATCGACATCCTGGACGTCAGACCCGTCAAGTAA
- a CDS encoding alpha/beta hydrolase — MPIDPFLEPLLPQFTEQPEITDHPAWRAEVNRQSDLLFDTMGEPGPAVRERQAFTLPVDGGHIEVYVYQPFEPGPHPAHLFLHGGGWSQGTIHGRFIDAACRERCIGARCVVVSVEYRKAPEHQYPTGLNDAAAALHWLVEHAGALGVDPSRITVGGQSAGANLAAALTLKLRDEGGPALTFQLLEVPALDLTFRQPSCHTLGEGYGLTFHTLELCRRDYLTAEALASEPYVSPLLADDLTRLPAAHIMIAEYDPLRDDGTAYAERLRQAGVPVTLTLGEGHIHGSSAFTRTMPSARAWRDEVLAVLRRAHGVPDPVPALQDT, encoded by the coding sequence ATGCCGATCGATCCCTTCCTCGAACCCCTCCTGCCGCAGTTCACGGAGCAGCCGGAGATCACCGACCACCCAGCGTGGCGCGCCGAAGTCAACCGGCAGAGCGACCTGCTGTTTGACACCATGGGCGAGCCGGGCCCGGCCGTCCGCGAACGCCAGGCGTTCACACTTCCGGTGGACGGCGGCCACATCGAGGTGTACGTCTATCAGCCGTTCGAACCGGGGCCGCATCCCGCGCACCTGTTCCTGCACGGCGGCGGGTGGTCGCAGGGCACCATCCACGGCCGCTTCATCGACGCCGCCTGCCGCGAGCGCTGCATCGGCGCGCGCTGCGTGGTGGTGTCGGTGGAGTACCGCAAGGCACCCGAGCATCAGTACCCCACCGGCCTGAACGACGCCGCCGCGGCGCTGCACTGGCTGGTCGAGCACGCCGGGGCTCTGGGGGTGGACCCCAGCCGGATCACCGTCGGCGGGCAGTCGGCCGGCGCGAACCTCGCCGCCGCCCTCACGCTCAAGCTCCGCGACGAGGGCGGACCCGCTCTGACGTTCCAGCTGCTGGAAGTGCCGGCACTGGACCTGACGTTCCGTCAGCCGTCCTGCCACACGCTCGGAGAGGGGTACGGCCTGACGTTCCACACCCTGGAACTGTGCCGGCGCGACTACCTCACGGCCGAAGCCCTGGCGAGCGAGCCGTACGTCTCCCCGCTGCTGGCCGACGACCTGACCCGGCTGCCGGCCGCCCACATCATGATCGCTGAATACGACCCGCTGCGAGACGACGGCACCGCCTATGCTGAGCGCCTACGGCAAGCGGGCGTGCCGGTCACGCTCACGCTCGGGGAAGGCCACATCCACGGCTCGTCCGCCTTCACCCGCACGATGCCGTCGGCGCGCGCCTGGCGCGACGAGGTGCTCGCGGTCCTGCGCCGCGCCCACGGCGTCCCCGACCCCGTCCCCGCACTTCAGGACACCTGA